One genomic segment of Novisyntrophococcus fermenticellae includes these proteins:
- the rplL gene encoding 50S ribosomal protein L7/L12 gives MAKLTTAEFIEAIKELSVLELNDLVKACEEEFGVSAAAGVVVAAAGAGDGAAAAEEKDEFDVELTEVGPNKVKVIKVVREATGLGLKEAKALVDGAPKVVKEAAAKAEAEDLKTKLEAEGAKVTLK, from the coding sequence ATGGCAAAGTTAACAACCGCTGAATTTATTGAAGCGATCAAAGAGTTATCTGTATTAGAGTTAAATGATTTAGTAAAAGCTTGTGAAGAAGAGTTTGGTGTTTCTGCAGCAGCAGGTGTTGTGGTAGCAGCAGCAGGTGCAGGCGATGGTGCTGCAGCAGCAGAAGAAAAAGACGAGTTTGATGTAGAACTTACGGAAGTTGGACCTAACAAGGTTAAAGTTATTAAAGTTGTACGTGAGGCTACAGGCCTTGGTCTGAAAGAAGCAAAAGCACTTGTTGACGGTGCTCCGAAAGTTGTTAAAGAAGCAGCTGCTAAGGCAGAAGCAGAAGATCTTAAGACAAAACTGGAAGCAGAAGGCGCTAAGGTTACTCTTAAATAA
- the rplJ gene encoding 50S ribosomal protein L10 gives MAKVEQKKPVVEEISNLISDAASVVLVNYSGLTVAQDTELRRNLRESGVAYKVYKNTMMNFAFKGTPCEELCKDLEGTNAIAVSRDDATAPARVLAKFAKTAPKLELVAGCVEGAYYDKAGVEALSAIPSREELLGKLLGSIQSPITNFARVLNQIAESKGGEAAAE, from the coding sequence ATGGCAAAAGTAGAGCAAAAAAAGCCGGTTGTTGAAGAAATTTCCAATCTGATCAGCGATGCTGCATCCGTAGTTCTGGTTAATTACAGCGGACTTACCGTTGCACAGGATACTGAATTACGTAGAAATTTAAGAGAATCCGGTGTGGCTTACAAAGTTTACAAAAACACAATGATGAATTTTGCATTCAAGGGAACTCCTTGTGAAGAGCTTTGTAAAGATCTGGAAGGAACGAACGCTATTGCGGTTTCCAGGGATGATGCTACAGCTCCGGCAAGAGTGCTTGCTAAATTTGCAAAGACAGCTCCGAAGTTAGAGCTGGTTGCAGGTTGTGTTGAAGGAGCTTACTATGATAAGGCTGGCGTTGAAGCACTTTCCGCAATTCCATCAAGAGAAGAACTTCTTGGGAAATTGCTCGGAAGCATTCAGTCACCTATCACAAACTTTGCTCGTGTGCTTAATCAGATTGCTGAATCTAAGGGCGGCGAGGCAGCAGCTGAATAA
- a CDS encoding patatin-like phospholipase family protein, which translates to MVQAGLVLEGGATRGVFTAGVLDYLMEKDVWLSHVIGVSAGCCNGVDYISRQIGRSRDCMIHEDKKESYIGAEVLLKKHCLFDMDKVFDEYPNHKYPFDYDTYENSEMLGEWVVTNCLTGKPEYLDERGDRKKFMNICRASSSMPVISPMVTIDGTPYLDGGISDSIPLGRMFSYGNDKNVVILTRNPGYRKKPFSKAAKRFYRHVMKNTPELYEAFKTRFLNYNQSVEKVERLQKEGKLFVIQPLDKTVSRTETHYDKLMAFYQHGYDRMSEQFDDLMTYLEKKD; encoded by the coding sequence ATGGTACAAGCGGGATTAGTTTTGGAAGGCGGAGCAACCCGGGGCGTGTTCACAGCGGGAGTTTTAGACTATCTTATGGAAAAAGATGTATGGCTTTCTCACGTTATTGGGGTATCTGCGGGGTGCTGCAATGGGGTAGACTATATTTCCCGTCAAATTGGACGCTCCAGAGACTGCATGATTCACGAGGATAAAAAAGAAAGCTATATAGGAGCTGAAGTTCTTTTGAAAAAACACTGTCTTTTTGATATGGATAAAGTGTTTGATGAATATCCAAACCATAAGTATCCTTTTGATTATGATACTTATGAGAATTCAGAGATGCTGGGAGAGTGGGTAGTTACAAACTGCCTTACCGGAAAACCGGAATATCTGGATGAGCGGGGTGACCGGAAAAAATTCATGAATATCTGCAGAGCTTCCAGCAGTATGCCGGTGATCTCACCTATGGTGACAATTGACGGAACCCCATATTTGGATGGCGGTATTTCAGACTCAATTCCTCTAGGGAGAATGTTCTCTTATGGGAATGATAAGAATGTGGTAATACTGACCAGAAATCCCGGATATCGGAAAAAGCCCTTTAGCAAGGCAGCCAAGCGGTTTTATCGTCATGTTATGAAAAATACTCCGGAGTTGTATGAAGCTTTCAAAACCCGATTCCTGAATTATAATCAATCCGTGGAAAAGGTGGAAAGACTGCAGAAGGAAGGCAAACTCTTTGTGATTCAGCCGCTTGATAAGACGGTTAGCAGGACAGAGACCCACTATGATAAGCTGATGGCTTTCTATCAACATGGCTATGACAGAATGTCAGAGCAGTTTGATGATTTGATGACATATCTTGAAAAAAAGGATTGA